Within the Gossypium raimondii isolate GPD5lz chromosome 12, ASM2569854v1, whole genome shotgun sequence genome, the region aaaattcaCACCAATATTTTAGTCGGAGTAGTTAACAATAGAGGGCAAAGCAAGGGGCAACGACATTGGTCCCttggttaaattaaaaaaattattttttagctCCACCTAAAAATCAAACCATTCAAATTAAGTCTTTTTAGTTCTTGGTTTAATAGGAAATTACATTTTTGGTGccttaaagaaattaataattcaattcaaaccttTCTAACACGACATTTTTAGCTTTGGCCACCTCagaattttataattgtatatccccccccccaaaaaaaaagaaggaaatgcTAGTTacacattaattaaaaatattaactatttagattaactaaagacattataaaagtaaaaatagatagagaaaattatttcaataaaattttccttacccaaaaaaactaaattaaaacatagaggttaaatacaaaatttgaatATGGTAGAAACGGGTGGTGGCAAGTGTTTTGTTCTGGTTGGGGCTGTGACACAGATAAAAATGAACGGTTGTGACTTTAGTGCAAGCAAAATAAAGAGAGACTTGAAGAGGGGAAGATTATGATTTCGAGGGGAATCTCCTCCGAATGAAAGTACTTTTATTCTACTTGTAACAATTGGCAAAGAAAAGTTTATACTTCTTTTAACAAAAacagttaaattgtattttattctctcaatttaaaaaatagatttaattagtTTCTATATGTTTGATCGAAAAGTAATTTAgctttttacattaaaaatttccccatttatattgttaaaaactggtttggtcaataaaataattgaacaaTAACACATAGCATGTTATATAGACCTCATGCTGATGTATAATGagtaattttaatagtaaaaataaatgaaattttaatagaatgattAGATTCCTTTTGATCTAACGTATAaggattaatttactcattacttgacaaaatgtaatttaaattttagtacaaAAGCTTTCATGACACTTTCGCTAAAGTCGGTAATCTTTTGCAGCTTGCTTGAAGGTTACATTAAGACTTAATCTTTCAGGGATTGATATATATAAAGGCAAATCTTTCAAAATGATTATATAACAATATTGTTCAAGTAAAAGCTAAATCTTTCAAAATGATCAATTACGGACTAAAACTCTCCAAAAATGCTCAAATAGAGACTTTTCAAATGtcatattttgagttttaaattatttgatttaaacgCATCATATTCcctaattttaattacaaatttgacCCTTATTTGAACACTATAATTACGATTATTTtgaaagattaaatattttatgtaattgtaAGCAAACCTCTAAATGGTTCAGCAAAGCACTAATTTGAGCATTTAGCATTAATAAtatactcttttctttttatcgtaTCATAAGCCTCTTAAATTTGTAGTCAACACCTACATATTCAACTCTTTGAGTTAAATggtattatttttcataaatataagaGAACTAAAAGGAAATCTGGGATCCTAATTGTTCATGTCACCCCCAAGTGCaagatttttacattttctgtTCTTGGTTCTTTCCTGCTTGgtttaatggaaaattttgcAGCAAAATCACTTAGGTAGACTAGGAGTTGCAAGTGTAAAGCACTACTTCATATGCACTCTCAAATTCATATTCCCTAAACTCTACATAAAACACAAGGATTTGGTTATCCTTACAAGGTATTATCAATCAACAAATTCTTCGGGTGAAAAGTCGATGTCCAGTGGTGTACCCTTTCTAAGTTTTTCTTGCAAATCGATCTGTTTCGGCAAAACAATCTCAATGTCCTCACCGGACATGGCAAAGTATCTCTCTAGTAATATCTGCagtgagaaaaaaaaaccaaagaggtataagaagaaaatgaacgacatcaaaattgaaatccatggtcttctttacaaattaaaccaaaagtttACTACAACCATGAATCACCGTTGAAGAAGTATACTATTATCTTTTTTCAATCATAAAAAAGAGAACAATGCTACAGACCACAGCAGCATATGCATCGGAGGTTTTTTGGCGTGCAGACTTGTTGAGACCCCTGAAATACAAGTGAAAGAATTATGTTCCAGTTCAGAcatcaagaacaaaaaaattcaaagatacAGAACGATCATGACCCAGCACGTTATGCCTTTGCAATTGTCCTCTTTTCATAACAAGTCGTAGGCATCAACAAACCTAACATGCTAGGCCATGTTGCGAGGCACAAACAGGTGCGTCTTCACAGATTTAAACTCGTGGCCTTACACACAAATGAGCAATACGACAGTCAATCAATTAGTATAGTGGAGTGCACTCTTTTGCATGCAAAGGATCTATGTATATCCAAAAAGGACAATTTCGACATGCTAGGCTGGGTCGTGAGGCACAATCTGCAATTGTCCTCTTCTCATAATCACAAATCTTCAATATAAGGACCCGACCTAGGACACTAGTCCACCTTGTGAGGCACAAACAGATGCGCCTGGCCTTACACACAAATGAGTGCACTCTGCAATATGACCAACACTCAATTAGTATAGTGGAGTGCATTCTTTGGCATGCAAAGGATCTATGTGTATCCAAAAGGGACAATTTCGGAGACACAGCCATCAGAGTCGTGACTAGGACAGGAAATATCAAATTGGGGAAACTTATTTGTACAAGTTAATCATCCTGTAAGCAGCTTCTGATGATGTCCCATGTTCATCTTGTAGATACACTCTCCAACCCCTGAGTTTGAGTAAAGCAATtgacacacacaaaaaaaaagtgattttttatgcaAATTAAGACTAACCCAAATGGTTGAAGCAAATACACAAACAATTTGGACTTCAAGCgagaaacataaaaaaacattacCTCTCGGCAGCTCGAACCGCTAGCCGTCCGGCAATACTACGAACTTTGTTCGATTGAGGGGTCTCCTTTCCATCCCAAGATTTAGGGATTCCAATTATAAATTCATCAACCTcctacaatatatatatacctctACCATTATACccaaaatttgcatttaaaaagCTTCGAATTAAAAGAGagtaagtaaattttttaaccTCTCTTTCAGCCATGTCAAGCAGTTGTAGCTCAAGTTTTTGTCCTCTCAATTTCAAAACCTATAAAGATACAAAAACAGGGAAAACATCGAACAGGTAGTAAACTgaaaaccaaattgaatgaTGTTATTAGTACCGTGAGTGGACGAACGGAGAAACCTTTGCTAAGGGCAAGACCGGTACGTGATGAACCCAAATCCACGCCTAGGCTGAACCCTACTGTACATTGTGGATTGGTTTTACGGCGAAGGGCATTTGGGGGGAATTCTTGGAGAGACAACGATAAGGCATTGGGTTTTGGATTGTAATTACGGATTGGGGTTGAGAAATAAGGAAGAAACAATGGGGATTTTGAGAagattaggttagggttagttTTAGATGGATTGAAAAATGGATGTGATTGCAATTGCGGTGAAGACATTGGAGATCGAGTGTCATACACTAAGTCCCCTAGTTTCCCAATCCAAGAAGAAAATTGTTGGGGATTTTAAAACATGATCCTCTATAATGTGTAAATTTAAGATTTACTATTTATACTTTAGTTGTTGTACTAGAGTCGAATTGTATTTTTGTCTCTTCTgctaaaaattgaataaagtagTCCTTCTaggttagatcaaagagtaaattggttattcttttaaaaatttcgtcCATTAcgattgttaaaaatttattcatgtaCATCAGTATGAGGTACATGTGACACgtcatgtgttattattttgttatttttttagtcatgccagtttttaatagtagtattgaatactttttttaacagaaatgaccaaattactctttgatctaatgtatatgaattaatttgtccattttttagtaaaagaggcaaaatgcaatttgacacACAATATAGGGGCCTCCATGGCATTTTTACCCaataatttgacataatttggttcCTATACATAATATCATTAGTTAGTAGAAATGCTAACTACTTGAACTAACTAATGTTATTGTAAAATTAGAGATAAAAGTACCGAGTAGGTCTTTTATTAtaagaataaaatcaaattagctcatatattattaaatagattaatttagttcatgtattattaaaaataataaaatatgatcgAATTTCAACataattaacatttataatttttaaaaataatttattgttttaatttttataaaatttttatggttttataaatgaaacattttgtttaaaattgaaatacaaatgaaaaattaataatttttgtgccattttaaaatagaaaagagaCTTAACATATATTTTCACCGAAAATATATGACAAAATTATGAGTTAAAGTATTCAAGAGGTTTACGTATTATAGGactgaatcaaattaaatattttattattaaatggatcaatttagtttATGTACTATCCGAAAGGATTAAATAAGTCCAAATTGTAAATGAGTTAACATTTACTACATaaaaatatcttgaaaattatttctttttccaattgcAGTTCAAATCCaaacacaaaatttcatttatagaaccataaaaactttaaaaatattaactttgtgAAATAGTAAATGACATTTTTATGTAACTATATTCCAATTTagccttatttgattctttttaataatagagggactaaattgatccatttaatagcAGAAGGATTAATTTGATTAGATCGCTATAATATAGGGACCTCTCAGGTATATTCACccaaaattatgttaaattcatgcaaattcacccAATTAAGGTGGGCTTCCTTGCTTTCCATATTAGAACCAATGGGCTCCATTGACGTCGGGTTGGCCATCTCTTTAACCGGGTTATTTATCAATACCACTTGGGCTTTTGGCGTGGACGCTGCCCTCCTACTAAGCCTTGGAGAGGGTAGAAAGATAAAAACACCTTTCAAGTCcttctcaattttgatattaagcAAGTTGAtccctttcaaaaaaaaattaagtaatttaaactGTGAATTTCGAAAGTGAGCAACTAATGACTATTAATTACTAGAATTTTActtgtaaaattaaaagtttttatatgtgttaaaaacatgatctattaaaatatgtttagatcGAAATTTTATAGATTCTcctttttgtactcttcataaatttgaaatttagtctttatacttttttttctagaatttaGTCTCTACTATCGATATTTAAATCCAATTTGTTAACacagttaaaattattttgttaaatttagatttattacaACGTCATTTTTAATCACATGACTACCAAGTGAATATTTTTGTTAGAAGTTTTGTCTTATTTGAAAGCTTTactttttgttcatttgtatcAAACTTAATtcttattacttaaaattttcatatgtatGAGAAATTTCAATTGACAACGCGCTCACaacaaaaaaacttattttgacAAGCCATTTatggcttcttcttctttttttgtgaaTAATCTCATTACATgttctgatcatatctgttctttttgatacaatgcctaGAGCTACTACCTATAGTCCCTCCCCAATCCGTAAATAGGAGGAttgtagaagcccaaatttgcccggcccaccagagaaaataaaaccaataaacCCAAATCAGATGGCCCAACCAGCAGAGCCCTAATTAACCCACAACACCTAAAGCACCAAACAGAACCAGCCCAAATTGACCCAACAACCCAAATACAAACCTAAACCTCTACCCATTACAACCAAACAAagcccaaaaaaataaaaaccataacaGCCCAAAACTTAAACACCTAGTAGAAACCCTAGCCCCCTGTTGTGCACTTTGCTCCGGCCTCCTCACCGCCTCCTGCTCAGAGCAGCCACCACGCCTAATTGCCACCGACTCACTTGCTCCAAGCTGCTCCGCCAAGACCTGCAACAAACACCAACAAGCAACAGCAAATACGGATAGCAAAaggagattttttattttgtattttggctATATAAGGCCgattgaaaaaatcaaaaagggggggcttctttttctttttttcgatttgtaaccaagaaaaaaaatttcaacagaataataaaaaatatcaagcTTCAAGGTGATTTCCTGGATTTTCGATTGCAatctttactttttcttttttttagttgtatttattttattttattttattttgatttcttaaacgaaataaaaaaaataaaataaagaaaaaggagagacTCACCGCGGGTCGCTGGTTTCCTCCTCGTCGGAGACTCCTTCTCCGGTGAGGAAACCGACTGTAGAGAAGCCTAACAGCCTTTTCCCCTTCgtttttggtcattttgagGCCGGATTCGGGTTTAGGAGGTCGGGATCTCTAAGGGCACGCCTTTCTCCACTCGCCGGCCACCGTGTCTGGCGTGTTGGCCCGCGATCCGACGCCGACACGGTGGCCCTCGGCGGACCCGAGATCAAGAAAGGGAAGAGGAGAGAGGCGAgaagttttagtttttttaaaaaaaaaaggaatggggctgaatgattttttttaacaaaaattggtttaaatacCTAAatgaaacggtgtcgttttggccTGTTTCGTTCGGCctcaaacgacgccgttttgcgtCTAAACCGAGATTCGACCCGCGACCCGACCCGTCAGATCtagggatccgcgtgtttttgacggaagggctaattgcacctttagcccttccgcttttttaatgctttttaaaTTAGGTTCTTTTGATCtttaaaatttacccataaatTTTTCGTATTTTCAACTTAGTCCTTACTCGAACTACGCCGTTTTAAAGGAAGGGTAATTTTCTTTGATGGTCCCTCCATGTTACATGCGTGTTCAGAGCAATCCCTCCCCTTTCGTTTATTTGCGTTTTGAACCCCCCGAATCTTGTTTAATGTTTAATCTAATCctttagttattttgtttattttctttacaaattttatattattattgttattgcattattattattattattataattgcttttatagatatatacatatatttttatatatagttatacacatttttttttgtaatatatatatatacatataaacatacctattttataatttatttatacatgcatatatatttataatacacGTACATATTTCTAacctttataaatatatttatacatattttacatatatatatgtacatattttatatattttataattcatacatgtacatatttttcatactttatagcttaaaaccatctatatatatctatatgcatttttataaatacatgtatataaaatatattttcatacacctttattatatatacacatttatatacttacatacacttcatacatatttattttttctttatattttaaaatatactttatatatatttcatatattttgtaatttacgtatacacacatattttaatttacatttctatccatatatatatccctttacattttatttgtgttcactatttatttcattttattattattttgaatgaaagttttaatttatttgtttatatacattgttaatttatatgattgtaggattaacttttatttattattgttgctattgctcatatcattttatacttttgtattcattatcattttattagtgttttattttactcgacataacataatttgttttgaataaataatatttcgtCTTTAGATTCGAGAggatcgtatcctaacttactgagtttCGATTTTCACGATAAATCTAAATGCATGAAtctttttaaactcaaattttaaatgatctTGGGATTAAAAAAtcgcgtcctaacttactggtcgtgatctcatttttaaatccgagatggctaaaatatcttttaaataagcatttttcattcgcgTGTCGGGAAtttgagacattgtgtcctaacttactggatatgattctctttctcgattaacgtgaaatatgctacttttcccaaaaattttcattttaatataaggatcgtatttttaaagtTCTCCAAagttttcgacattaagacattaagtaatcaactagataccaattttgggcgtatcgagggtgctaatccttcctcgtgcgaaaccgactcccaaacccgtttttctgaatttcgtggaccaaacttgttgttttaataaaatcaaatcattttattaaaacaaccatttttcgaggtgatccaatcacacctcatcaaaaaggatcggtggcgactcccgttttcgttttcattttcaaaacccaagacGACCCtgttttcaatcaaaaaaatggtgtcaacaaggataatgcacttcaacacactcgaacccacatctTTCTGTATTAACAGTAATACCCATATCAATCGAGCTAATACTCTATCAACCATATATGACTATAGGACTatctttaaaatcaatcatACTTTGGAATATAATACTCATAATATGCTTCTCAGCACTAACTTGTATGAATGaatcacataaaatttcatttcaccaAAAAAACTACCTAAATGGTAGATAATAAGCAACTTTTCTTAATGAAAGTTGGTCCATTATTATTCTTTGTCTTAATCAAGTTCATAGCTAATTGAGAGATCCAAGAAAAAATGCACCCTAAATTAAGGCCCTTGGTTTAATTGGATCACCAAATTGGAAAGCTTAACTTGTCAAAGTCCATTGCGTAATGAGTAGGTGTGATCTAGCAAATTAGCAATGCCTAAGAATATTAAGAAGCAAGATTTAGTCCTAGAATTTggtgttttcttttaatttggtctctaattttttttgttcacaCTAGTCtcgaaatttgataaattttgtaatttgatacatgaacttagATTTCGTTAATATGTGATGATGTGATATTTTGAGATTGTGatgttattatttgaaaattttaaaatatatatataattagaggCGAATCTagggggctggcaggggccccgacccccctaaaatgtaaaattactatttagtctcctaattttttaaattttaaattaataaaggtaaaattgtactttggcctctcttaaaattataaaaatttgatttaatcttttaaaagttataaagatatacactataaaaattaaaattttatcgcGCCTAAAAATTGTTTTGGCTTCACCtcatatataatacaaaaaagtaaattaaataaaattaatatttacttgGAGAAGTGATTAAAGTTCTTGTTTGACATGTAGATGACATGGGTTTGACAATTTGATTTGGATTTCATTTATTACGTAAATGGTAATAATGAAATGCATATATTATGGACAAATTAGATGagattcaatataatatatattaaaaatataaaacacagATTtgttaaatccaaaaatattttaagaatttcaaatttattactaAATAGGCATCTAACAAATAATGGATTTGAGAAATTAtcataaatgttatattttaaatggtttactactcaatttatattatttttaaaatccaaattctAAAATCCTAGTTCTCAAGTGCTACCTTAAGAAAATCCAAATTCAAGgatcaaattagaaaaagaacTACAAAGTTTCGGGATTATTGCGgactaaaaaaaagtttagagacCAAGATGATAAAAACTATcaggttcaaggactaaatgaTAGTTTATccctaagaaaaaaaatatgggaaCTAATTGTTGTGCCGACCTTTTCAAAGATTCACAAAAGTCCCCCACTAGAACCCACCATTCAGACCCACTACTTAGTGCAATTCGACCCTTTTTAAAAGAGGAAATTTCTCATTACGAAGAAAAATACATGATTTTTGGTTTACAGCACCAAGAGTTTGAAAAAAAGACCAAAAAGATTTGATCTTCTTCACCTAGAAATTACACGGGGTCTTATCAATTGACAATTTCTAAGAGACTTGTTGTTAATTAGCCCCTTTGGTGAAACTCAAGCAAAGCAACTCTAAGATTAatcaatttgtaatttttagagtaaattgaaataaaaagggagaaaaaaaatattaattaaccaTGGATCATGTCACATAGGATTTATATTTAGAAATGTGAGTCTACCTTTTAGCCAATTCAATCGGTTTTCAACATTAAAGGAAAAAAGCAGATttccaaagaaaaataacatattcGATAACCAATTTAATAGATTTCAGGCCgtcaacataattttttaatttctaagttGGCTTAATCAAATGGCTACAGTCACCTTATTTctgtttttaacaataatagttgatttaaaaaaaaataccccCTTTAAATGTTACTAATTTTCAGACATGGTTACATGGTTTAGAAAAGTCAGCTGTCAAAGGATTTTCTTACTCAAATCATGTCCAAAAGTCAAATTTCCAATCAATTTCAAGGGTGGTGATATATATGTAAAAGCAATCATTAAGGGGGGTTGAAACATAAAAAGGATGAGCTAAGGGTTTGCTTTGTAATTTAACCTAATATGCAGGAAACGATACGTATATGCTTTTTGCCTTCATTTCCATGATTTTATGAGGAAGCATTAGTAGGGTAACAAGTAAATTAATCCATCTTTAATTTGTACATTTGACCTCAAATCATCTACAATTTTCATTTGTGGTCCAAACACCcttcttgttcttctttttttttttttttgggggggggttAATTGAAAATACATGCTTGACCCTATGGGATTATCAGTTTTCTTTGGTATCTTAAATATATTCCCGGGAAACAAGCAGAATTTTTACACAGTAATCAAAAGGGTAATATAACTTTATAGTATCTAAACTTGGCCATTAGGTCCACTTTGGTGCCTAACTTGGTAATTAGGTCTGTTTTGATATTTGAACTTGACAAATGTAAAAGTTTGATGACATGAAACTTTTAAGTGCTACCATTGTCAAAACTTGGTCCAATTTGATCCCTGAAGTAGGTGATGATATGGCACAATCTTAGAGTGTCACCAGGGGCGAAgccataataattttttaggggggcggatggaattttaattttttttataatctatatctttataatttttaaaggattaaattaaatttttataattttagggggggcAAAGTGTAGTTTTACCTttgctaatttaaaatttttaaaaaatctcaagggcctaaatagtaattttacatttaaggGAGACCGGGGCCCCTGTCAGCCCCCTAGATTCGCCACTGAGTGTCACGTTATCAAATTTTGATGGAATTCAAGTTTGGAGACTAAAATAGACTTAGTTATAAAGttcaattaaatttctaaagGAAGATGCAGGTTTGAACCTTAGAGATAATATTATTAGAAAGAGTATAACATGAACTATAAAACTGACATGAAAAAtactaagaaaaaaaacaaaaaagttcaggggctaaaagttatattaactCTAATCAAATTCCACTTGAAACCAGCCGCCAAGAAAGCAAGTCCCGAGGGCTAGGAGACTCTCTAGCTAGGTTAGACACGACAGCAAGATATAAGTTACTATGTACTGCTCACAGGTTTCCCATTTCTCGTGTCGAACGACCCACCCAACATGTGCCTTTGCTTGATCTAGGGTTAATGGATTTCATGGGACCATATGGGGAATATATAAGTgaattcaaaaggaaaaaaaaagggcaaattTCAGTCAAATTCAGCATCTTCTCTAATgggtttattaaaaaaaaaaaaatcacatgtGAGACACAAGTACTACCTTAGAGTGTATATGACTTATGGGAAGGGGCAAAGAAATGATGGTGTTTGTAACGTGAACCAAAGATAATTTGTCCAAAAAGGAACAGTTCTAATGTTTTGTaaccaataaaatatatattgcaaGTAACGCTaacatgtatatgcatatacacATAGTTTCTGAATTACAAATATCAATCTGTGGAAAGATTGAATCCCacaaaaagggggggggggttgGATGATAATATGTCCTTATCGGGTTCACATTTGAATGAGAAGCTATTCTATGGTTACATCACAGGCCAAGGCATTAAATACGAAGAACAAAAGCAAAAGCAATACTCAGTTAAAGGTGAAGGTTGTAAGAttattttggtgtgttttgaaAGCTAtgtcacatatataataagggtaactacatattattatttactatcatgataggttagcccaaattaaaagtgatttaatttgattaaggtttattgagttttaaattattaaataaagtatgggtaaaaaatgaatgtatatttttggggttaaaatataaatttagaattatatCAATCtgtaattgtataaattttaaagggattaaaaatataattttatcacgTCGTGGGGAGGTAACTGTCTACCCCATTATCTCTGTCTCTAAG harbors:
- the LOC105763726 gene encoding uncharacterized protein LOC105763726 isoform X2, translating into MSSPQLQSHPFFNPSKTNPNLIFSKSPLFLPYFSTPIRNYNPKPNALSLSLQEFPPNALRRKTNPQCTVGFSLGVDLGSSRTGLALSKGFSVRPLTVLKLRGQKLELQLLDMAEREEVDEFIIGIPKSWDGKETPQSNKVRSIAGRLAVRAAERGWRVYLQDEHGTSSEAAYRMINLGLNKSARQKTSDAYAAVILLERYFAMSGEDIEIVLPKQIDLQEKLRKGTPLDIDFSPEEFVD
- the LOC105763726 gene encoding uncharacterized protein LOC105763726 isoform X3 codes for the protein MSSPQLQSHPFFNPSKTNPNLIFSKSPLFLPYFSTPIRNYNPKPNALSLSLQEFPPNALRRKTNPQCTVGFSLGVDLGSSRTGLALSKGFSVRPLTVLKLRGQKLELQLLDMAEREEVDEFIIGIPKSWDGKETPQSNKVRSIAGRLAVRAAERGLNKSARQKTSDAYAAVILLERYFAMSGEDIEIVLPKQIDLQEKLRKGTPLDIDFSPEEFVD
- the LOC105763726 gene encoding uncharacterized protein LOC105763726 isoform X4; this translates as MSSPQLQSHPFFNPSKTNPNLIFSKSPLFLPYFSTPIRNYNPKPNALSLSLQEFPPNALRRKTNPQCTVGFSLGVDLGSSRTGLALSKGFSVRPLTVLKLRGQKLELQLLDMAEREEVDEFIIGIPKSWDGKETPQSNKVRSIAGRLAVRAAERGWRVYLQDEHGTSSEAAYRMINLGLNKSARQKTSDAYAAVVCSIVLFFMIEKR
- the LOC105763726 gene encoding uncharacterized protein LOC105763726 isoform X1, yielding MSSPQLQSHPFFNPSKTNPNLIFSKSPLFLPYFSTPIRNYNPKPNALSLSLQEFPPNALRRKTNPQCTVGFSLGVDLGSSRTGLALSKGFSVRPLTVLKLRGQKLELQLLDMAEREEVDEFIIGIPKSWDGKETPQSNKVRSIAGRLAVRAAERGWRVYLQDEHGTSSEAAYRMINLVHSFVCKARRICLCLTRWTSVLGRVLILKICDYEKRTIADCASRPSLACRNCPFWIYIDPLHAKECTPLY